ATAAAGATTTTGCAGAGCTTCTTTAGTGTATGGCATGATTGTTAACTCCTACTTGAATGCTTCTTCTAGTAGCTCGTCATTTTCAAGGCTCATTACTGATGTCAAATTTTGCTCACCATCACTTTTTACGTGAGTGGGCACAGATTTGGATGTATAAACATCGACATTGGGATCAAGTTCAGTATCAGAATGAGAAGAATTGCCCAGCATCCCTTGATTCCCTAACTCATTTTCCAAACCAAAAGCTTGGGCTAAATAAATAATTTGTTGTTGCAATTGATAGATTGCAGTTCTGGCTTTCAGCTTCAAGTCAGCATCACTGAATCCCCCAGACCACTTACAGGCTAAAGGATACCAAAAAGCCACGAGCGCCCAGGTAATCATATTTTGGCGCGGGAACTCAAGAAACTTATTCTTGGGACTGAGATATTTAATCAGCGTGATATAAGGAGAATTGACACTAATTTGAAAGCGAAAATCGACTTGTTCAGGCATGAGTCGTCATCCTTTCAGAAGTTCCACACAGGTAATAGAAGAGTCCGTAATTATCTGTCAGCCGAAATTCCAATCCATTACGGGACACATCAGCTAAAAAGTTACGGTTAATTTGTGCTTCCAGTTCGTTACACCAGATTTTCTCAGTGTGCGGCAACAGACTATTTAACTCACGAGATAAATAGTGGGCTGTACCACCAGCAAATATCATCTCGTCCACATCAGAGGGGATGCGACTACGCAACCAACTAAAAAGACTAATCCAGTATTCCTCTCGTGCAGTTGCTACTGCTGACCTAATTTGAGAAAGTTCTGTATCTCGTAAACCAGGGTCTTGAACCCGGACTAAGTGAGCTAAAGCCTTAGTGCTGATTTTAGAACCAGCCTTAGAAATAGCCTGAGCCAACTTCAGAGGCTTCTGTCCAGATACCAAACGTTGCACACAGCCAACTAACTTGTTGAATCCTAAATCTTCAGTAATGCCTTGAGAAATCATACCTCTGTCCATAATCAGCAAAGAGATATTGCGATAACCAATCATCACCACGGCGATTTTGCGTTCTTTGAGACTGGAACCGGGAGCGCGT
This Nostoc edaphicum CCNP1411 DNA region includes the following protein-coding sequences:
- a CDS encoding ParM/StbA family protein — encoded protein: MADLTIAFDPGSSLSKIFYTLKSFHPELLLMEPEVAQVPKASLVAYESSCVGSPAAENSAWVEYKGQYRAVGFLAQDRFYADLKLSEPKFELALYKTLALVGALAQKNSLSNGASIRLGVLLPYGEYEDRKLFEQLVTEALAGFRFRGVERSFELESFLCRPEGFGLISRGRAPGSSLKERKIAVVMIGYRNISLLIMDRGMISQGITEDLGFNKLVGCVQRLVSGQKPLKLAQAISKAGSKISTKALAHLVRVQDPGLRDTELSQIRSAVATAREEYWISLFSWLRSRIPSDVDEMIFAGGTAHYLSRELNSLLPHTEKIWCNELEAQINRNFLADVSRNGLEFRLTDNYGLFYYLCGTSERMTTHA